A genomic segment from Candidatus Korarchaeum cryptofilum OPF8 encodes:
- a CDS encoding ArsR/SmtB family transcription factor has translation MRAEDIIEALATETRRKIVKLLAMEPLTLSEIAERLGISQPAALKHIRELESSGIIEAHKVRDQYGRIRRCYRIARPIRVILSLDGDSVRIYVREARPIEGVPADIEGRLKRVMGMINELNSADSLGKMMYKSTEIIKEIEETLDDIEEIESQLIWLRYEVLRSLKKFVSRLS, from the coding sequence ATGAGAGCTGAGGATATAATAGAGGCCCTTGCAACTGAGACCAGAAGGAAGATAGTCAAGTTACTAGCTATGGAACCGCTAACATTGAGTGAAATAGCTGAAAGACTCGGAATATCACAGCCTGCTGCCCTGAAACATATAAGGGAGCTCGAATCCTCCGGCATAATAGAAGCACATAAGGTGAGGGATCAGTACGGCAGGATCAGGAGATGCTACAGAATCGCGAGACCTATCAGAGTGATATTGAGCTTAGATGGGGATTCCGTCAGGATTTACGTGAGAGAAGCTAGGCCGATTGAGGGGGTTCCGGCTGATATAGAGGGTAGACTTAAGCGGGTCATGGGTATGATAAATGAGCTAAATAGTGCGGATTCTTTAGGGAAAATGATGTATAAATCGACAGAAATTATTAAAGAGATAGAAGAAACTCTCGATGATATTGAGGAGATTGAGTCACAGCTCATCTGGTTGAGGTATGAGGTGCTCAGGTCCCTCAAGAAATTCGTGAGTAGGTTAAGTTAA
- a CDS encoding AIR synthase family protein: MKLRGKLPPDFLAGEIFSRLPLPSEEDVILGPSIGEDAAILRVGDELLAIHSDPVTGGGKLAGWLSVFVASNDIATRGVRPRWLLPVFLFREGADESEILSLVEQVGDAARRVGASIVGGHTEVTPNLGFNIVVTTAMGLGRRVLNTRDAKLGDLIVLTKECALEGTAILSTELFNELKSRGIDEELLKRAGSFIEDISVLKESIIASKFEGVHSMHDPTEGGVLGGVQELAIASGLGFRIYEDRIPLREETVAICDALKVDPLKLISSGSLLIAVSRESVDELISALEREGVRASVIGELTDRESGMILLRKDGSSERISEPVMDELWRLLS; this comes from the coding sequence ATGAAGTTGAGGGGAAAGCTGCCGCCTGACTTCTTAGCCGGGGAGATTTTTTCGAGACTTCCCCTCCCATCTGAGGAAGATGTCATCCTCGGACCTTCGATAGGTGAGGATGCTGCTATCCTCAGGGTGGGGGACGAGTTACTAGCTATACACTCAGATCCAGTTACTGGTGGGGGGAAGCTCGCTGGGTGGCTCTCTGTCTTCGTTGCATCGAATGATATAGCTACTAGAGGCGTGAGGCCACGCTGGCTCCTTCCTGTTTTCCTCTTCAGGGAGGGGGCTGATGAGTCCGAGATACTGAGCTTGGTGGAGCAGGTGGGTGATGCTGCCAGGAGAGTGGGAGCTTCTATTGTAGGCGGCCACACTGAAGTCACTCCCAACCTCGGCTTCAACATAGTTGTCACTACAGCTATGGGATTGGGCAGGAGAGTCCTAAATACTAGGGACGCTAAGTTGGGTGACCTAATAGTCCTCACGAAGGAATGCGCGTTGGAGGGGACTGCCATACTCTCAACTGAGCTCTTCAATGAATTGAAAAGCAGGGGGATTGATGAGGAATTGCTTAAGAGAGCTGGAAGCTTCATAGAGGATATAAGCGTTCTAAAGGAATCCATTATTGCCTCTAAGTTTGAAGGAGTTCACTCCATGCACGATCCAACCGAGGGAGGGGTTTTGGGGGGTGTGCAGGAATTAGCTATAGCATCTGGCTTGGGGTTCAGGATCTACGAGGACAGGATACCACTGAGAGAGGAGACTGTAGCGATATGCGATGCCCTGAAGGTAGATCCTCTGAAGCTAATAAGTTCAGGAAGCTTGCTTATAGCTGTATCGAGGGAGAGCGTTGATGAGCTCATCTCAGCCCTGGAGAGGGAGGGTGTGAGGGCGAGTGTGATAGGCGAGCTCACGGATAGGGAGAGTGGAATGATCCTGCTCAGGAAGGACGGGAGTTCCGAGAGGATATCGGAACCTGTGATGGATGAGCTATGGAGATTGCTCAGTTAA
- a CDS encoding HAD family hydrolase — translation MRLDELLQGKEALITDLDGTLVDLGINWDSLRERVRAEMGWDHPLKPLGPSIPKAARNKDEEIRAFKIVEEEEIAASSRADRNPRLIEIFEKIKGMGLKLALVTLQARKPALIALERLGILGFFDVIITRESSLDRKEQLMMALDELGVDPSKCIFFGDTPWDLDAGRELGIKTVCVGRRIDGCDYFIQKFEDLAVH, via the coding sequence TTGCGGCTCGACGAACTTCTTCAGGGTAAGGAAGCATTGATAACGGATCTGGATGGGACGCTAGTTGATCTCGGGATAAACTGGGATTCATTGAGGGAGAGAGTGAGGGCTGAGATGGGATGGGATCACCCTCTGAAGCCCCTGGGCCCCAGCATACCTAAGGCGGCTAGGAATAAGGATGAGGAGATCAGGGCATTCAAGATAGTTGAAGAGGAGGAGATAGCTGCATCTAGCAGGGCGGATCGAAATCCAAGGTTGATAGAGATCTTCGAAAAAATTAAGGGGATGGGGTTGAAGTTAGCTTTAGTGACTTTGCAAGCTAGGAAACCAGCTTTGATAGCGCTCGAGAGACTCGGTATCTTGGGGTTCTTCGATGTGATCATAACGAGGGAGTCCTCTTTGGATAGGAAGGAACAGCTCATGATGGCTTTAGATGAGCTCGGTGTCGATCCTAGTAAATGCATCTTCTTCGGCGATACCCCCTGGGACTTGGATGCCGGTAGGGAGCTGGGGATCAAAACAGTCTGCGTTGGAAGGAGAATTGATGGATGCGACTATTTCATCCAGAAATTTGAGGATCTAGCTGTTCACTAA
- the hsp20 gene encoding archaeal heat shock protein Hsp20, whose protein sequence is MWWDRYWRRFMRDMERDFEELERMMDRMFKAFEGEAEIRGPYVYGFSITVGPDGKPIVRRFGNVKPPVVEEAGYREPFVDVIVDNKANEVRVIAEIPGVTKDKIDVEVTEKLVKIRAENDDRKYRTQVDLPVEVDPKSAKARYNNGILEITLTPKQPIKEEGTKIKVD, encoded by the coding sequence ATGTGGTGGGACAGGTACTGGAGGAGGTTCATGAGGGATATGGAGAGGGACTTCGAGGAGTTGGAGAGGATGATGGACAGGATGTTCAAGGCTTTCGAAGGAGAGGCTGAGATAAGAGGGCCTTACGTCTATGGCTTCAGCATAACGGTGGGACCGGATGGGAAACCTATAGTGAGGAGGTTCGGTAATGTCAAGCCACCCGTAGTAGAGGAAGCAGGATATAGGGAGCCCTTCGTCGATGTCATAGTTGACAACAAGGCCAATGAAGTCAGGGTGATAGCTGAGATACCCGGGGTCACTAAGGATAAGATAGACGTAGAGGTCACTGAGAAGTTGGTGAAGATAAGGGCGGAGAATGATGACAGGAAGTACAGGACGCAAGTAGATCTACCAGTTGAAGTAGATCCAAAGAGTGCCAAGGCTAGGTACAATAACGGGATCCTGGAGATTACGCTCACGCCTAAGCAGCCGATAAAGGAGGAAGGAACTAAGATAAAGGTAGATTAA
- the gap gene encoding type I glyceraldehyde-3-phosphate dehydrogenase, giving the protein MPMRVGINGFGRIGRQVFKIGLRNPNLDFVALNDITEPRVLAHLLKYDSVFGRFKAEISHKESAIIVNGKEMRVFSQRDPSLIPWDELGVDLVIEASGVFTGRSDAAKHLRGSVKKVVITAPSKGESADYTVVMGVNEGGIDVGKHHVISNSSCTTNAFAIMVKVLHERFKIRRGVMTTIHAYTNDQRILDAPHSDLRRARAAAISMIPTSTGAAKTIELIFPELKGRLSAIAMRVPTYDVSIVDFAAELESKVSVEEVNKAFEEEAKRMPKYLGIAEDPIVSVDLIGDEHSVVFDPSLTQVVEGNMVKVFGWYDNEWGYSARVVDLVDYLREKMSI; this is encoded by the coding sequence ATGCCCATGCGCGTAGGTATCAACGGTTTCGGTAGGATAGGTAGGCAGGTCTTCAAGATAGGCTTGAGGAACCCAAACTTAGATTTCGTCGCTCTCAATGATATAACTGAGCCGAGAGTCCTTGCCCATCTCCTCAAGTACGATTCTGTCTTCGGGAGGTTTAAGGCTGAGATAAGCCATAAGGAATCTGCTATAATCGTCAATGGGAAGGAGATGAGGGTATTCAGTCAGAGAGATCCCTCATTAATTCCGTGGGATGAGCTAGGTGTTGATCTAGTCATAGAAGCTTCGGGAGTATTCACGGGCAGGAGCGATGCCGCTAAGCACCTGAGAGGGTCCGTTAAGAAGGTCGTTATAACTGCTCCCTCGAAGGGGGAGTCAGCCGATTACACTGTCGTTATGGGAGTCAACGAGGGAGGAATAGATGTGGGGAAGCATCACGTGATAAGCAATTCATCCTGCACGACTAATGCTTTCGCTATAATGGTGAAGGTCCTCCACGAGAGGTTCAAGATCAGAAGAGGTGTGATGACCACAATTCACGCATATACGAACGATCAGAGGATATTAGATGCTCCTCATTCCGATCTGAGGCGCGCTAGGGCTGCTGCTATATCCATGATCCCCACTTCGACTGGAGCGGCTAAGACGATAGAGCTAATATTCCCGGAGCTCAAGGGCAGGCTCTCCGCTATAGCTATGAGAGTGCCTACTTACGATGTATCGATCGTAGACTTCGCTGCCGAGCTGGAGAGTAAAGTAAGCGTTGAGGAAGTCAATAAGGCCTTCGAGGAAGAAGCTAAGAGGATGCCGAAGTACTTGGGGATAGCCGAGGATCCCATAGTATCTGTAGACCTCATAGGGGATGAGCACAGCGTGGTCTTCGATCCCTCCCTGACTCAAGTCGTCGAGGGGAACATGGTCAAGGTGTTCGGATGGTACGATAATGAGTGGGGTTACTCAGCTAGAGTAGTGGATCTAGTGGATTATCTCAGGGAAAAAATGAGCATATGA
- the leuS gene encoding leucine--tRNA ligase, protein MSVEELVERLRGIERKWQERWEKSRIFEADPDKSLKKFYLTVAYPYPNSPQHIGHGRTYGLTDAYARFKRMQGYNVLFPMAFHYTGTPILAMAKRLREGDPEIIDSFLRIYGIPEEKIKELEDPLKMARYFHEEIKAGMKLMGYSIDWRREFTTIDPAYNKFITWQFMKLQERGYLTKGKHPVGWCPRCDNAVGQHDTRGDVEPEITEVTLIKFEGDSLIIPTATYRPETVFGVTNIWINPEVEYRIVEVNGERWVLSEEAVVKLKFQGFDVKEVGRVKGEELIGRYFRNPATGKDVPVLPAKFVKPDYGTGIVMSVPGHAPYDFLALRDLKSDLETLRRYGIEDISGLEPISIIEVEGFSDLPAKDAVESLGVKDQLDVKAEEATQLIYSKEYHTGRMKANTSYPGMPVKEAKERVKEDLIMSGKAHKFYEIANSPVYCRCGAKVVVKIVEDQWFIDYSNPEWKKLAHEALREMRIIPKELRREFEDAIDWMREKACARKSGLGTRLPFDPNWIIESLSDSTIYMAFYTISKYINSGILDASKLDEEVFDYIFLGKGNEKDLSSRKGIDEDVLRRVREEFLYWYPLDSRHSGRDLVWNHLTFFIFNHVAIFPRDLWPRQIVVNGSVTMEGKKMSKSLGNIIPIRRAVELFGADPIRLSVMGSAELSSDADFSPIVASSTLKRLFRILDLASKFSSFDEELIVEDLWDMWLVTMLKLHVKEITDAMEECRAREAIHHSVYLLLNEVEEYLEAKGEANGRLMKYILNVWARLLAPFAPHVAEEIWETIGEEGFVSLAPWPSHEEIPEYREADISYKVLSNIIEDVKSISSSGISGSNLYIYVASPWKYELFRRIEELKPKIGLDPRRLIPELMKNPAFRERGSYVPEIVKQLSSGGWPWLPDRDKELSALETAKNYLERKLGMKIRVDLEENPSYDPKKRASRALPGRPAIYIE, encoded by the coding sequence ATGTCCGTGGAGGAGCTCGTTGAGAGGCTCAGGGGAATTGAAAGGAAATGGCAGGAGAGATGGGAGAAATCAAGGATATTTGAAGCCGATCCCGACAAAAGTCTCAAGAAATTTTATTTAACTGTCGCATATCCCTATCCGAATAGCCCGCAGCATATAGGACACGGCAGGACTTACGGCCTCACGGACGCTTACGCCAGGTTCAAGAGGATGCAGGGATATAATGTCCTCTTCCCCATGGCCTTCCACTACACCGGCACGCCGATACTGGCGATGGCTAAGAGGTTGAGGGAGGGGGATCCTGAGATAATAGACTCATTCCTCAGGATTTACGGGATCCCCGAGGAAAAAATTAAGGAGCTCGAGGATCCTCTCAAGATGGCGAGGTACTTCCATGAGGAGATAAAAGCCGGGATGAAGCTGATGGGATATTCTATAGATTGGAGGAGGGAGTTCACGACTATAGATCCGGCATACAATAAGTTCATCACCTGGCAGTTCATGAAGCTGCAGGAGAGGGGATACTTAACTAAGGGGAAGCATCCCGTGGGCTGGTGCCCGAGATGCGATAATGCTGTAGGGCAGCACGATACTAGAGGAGATGTTGAGCCCGAGATAACTGAAGTCACATTGATAAAATTCGAGGGGGATTCCCTGATAATTCCCACAGCTACTTATAGGCCTGAAACAGTCTTCGGGGTCACTAACATATGGATAAACCCAGAAGTTGAGTACAGGATAGTTGAAGTGAATGGGGAGAGGTGGGTATTATCTGAGGAAGCTGTTGTTAAGCTCAAGTTCCAGGGATTCGATGTTAAGGAAGTGGGGAGGGTGAAGGGAGAGGAGTTAATCGGGAGATACTTCAGGAACCCGGCTACGGGAAAGGATGTCCCCGTCCTCCCAGCGAAATTCGTCAAACCTGATTATGGTACGGGCATCGTGATGTCGGTGCCCGGGCATGCTCCTTACGATTTCCTAGCCCTCAGGGATCTGAAATCCGATCTGGAGACCCTGAGGAGATATGGCATCGAGGACATCTCTGGATTGGAACCAATATCGATAATAGAAGTTGAGGGCTTCTCCGACTTACCTGCTAAGGATGCCGTGGAATCCTTGGGGGTCAAGGATCAGCTGGATGTGAAGGCGGAGGAAGCTACACAACTGATTTACTCTAAGGAGTACCATACCGGTAGGATGAAGGCCAATACATCGTATCCAGGCATGCCAGTCAAGGAAGCTAAGGAGAGGGTTAAGGAAGACCTTATAATGAGTGGGAAGGCCCACAAGTTCTACGAGATAGCGAATTCCCCTGTCTACTGTAGGTGCGGGGCTAAGGTAGTGGTGAAGATAGTGGAGGATCAGTGGTTCATAGATTACTCGAATCCCGAGTGGAAGAAGTTGGCTCACGAGGCCTTGAGGGAGATGAGGATAATACCGAAGGAGCTGAGGAGGGAGTTCGAGGACGCTATCGATTGGATGAGGGAGAAGGCATGCGCTAGAAAGAGCGGTCTTGGAACTAGGCTTCCCTTCGATCCAAATTGGATAATAGAGAGCCTTAGCGACTCAACAATCTACATGGCCTTCTACACTATAAGCAAGTACATAAATTCAGGGATCTTGGATGCCTCGAAGCTCGATGAGGAGGTCTTCGATTACATATTCCTCGGTAAGGGGAATGAGAAGGATCTCTCCTCGAGGAAGGGGATAGATGAGGATGTCCTTAGGAGAGTTAGGGAGGAGTTCCTCTACTGGTACCCTCTGGACTCGAGGCACAGTGGGAGGGACCTCGTATGGAATCATCTCACTTTCTTCATATTCAACCACGTCGCTATATTCCCGAGGGATCTCTGGCCTAGGCAGATAGTCGTGAACGGTTCGGTGACGATGGAGGGCAAGAAGATGTCGAAATCCCTCGGAAACATAATACCCATAAGGAGGGCCGTTGAGCTCTTCGGGGCAGACCCCATAAGGCTTTCAGTCATGGGGTCCGCTGAGCTCTCCTCGGATGCTGACTTCTCCCCCATAGTAGCGAGCAGCACCCTCAAGAGGCTCTTCAGGATTCTCGATCTGGCTTCCAAATTCAGCAGTTTCGATGAGGAGTTGATAGTTGAGGATCTCTGGGATATGTGGCTGGTAACGATGTTGAAGCTTCATGTGAAGGAGATAACCGATGCTATGGAGGAATGCAGGGCTAGGGAGGCGATACATCACTCAGTCTACTTACTGCTCAATGAAGTTGAGGAGTACCTCGAGGCCAAAGGCGAAGCGAATGGGAGGCTTATGAAATACATCCTGAATGTTTGGGCCAGGCTACTGGCCCCCTTCGCCCCCCACGTAGCTGAGGAGATATGGGAAACCATAGGGGAGGAGGGATTCGTTTCTCTGGCCCCCTGGCCGTCCCACGAGGAGATCCCCGAGTACAGGGAAGCCGATATATCCTACAAGGTTTTGTCGAATATAATAGAGGATGTTAAGAGCATCTCCTCATCGGGGATATCCGGGAGCAACCTCTACATTTACGTAGCTTCCCCATGGAAGTATGAGCTCTTCAGGAGGATAGAGGAACTCAAGCCCAAAATAGGGCTCGATCCAAGGAGATTGATCCCAGAGCTCATGAAGAATCCAGCTTTCAGGGAAAGAGGCTCTTACGTTCCTGAGATAGTGAAGCAACTCTCCAGTGGCGGATGGCCCTGGCTCCCCGATAGGGATAAGGAGTTATCAGCACTTGAAACTGCGAAGAATTACTTAGAGAGGAAATTGGGGATGAAAATAAGGGTGGATCTCGAGGAGAACCCCTCTTACGATCCGAAGAAGAGGGCCTCGAGGGCCCTCCCCGGGAGACCAGCTATATACATAGAGTAA
- a CDS encoding ECF transporter S component: MQRSATLYLAPSLNRWIDMPREMSKFVATVGVMATLTALATIVIQIPTPPTRGYINLGDTIVMLSGSLFGSIIGSISGGMGSALADLLTGYGHWAPFTLVIKGIEGFIAGLSKDKKGILRIILLILAGIEMVAGYFIVETIIYGLGAALAELPGNSFQAVSGILLSYILTPVLKKVL, translated from the coding sequence TTGCAACGTTCAGCAACGCTTTACTTAGCTCCCTCGTTGAATAGATGGATCGATATGCCCAGGGAGATGAGTAAGTTCGTTGCCACAGTCGGTGTTATGGCTACCTTGACAGCTCTAGCTACTATAGTGATACAGATACCGACACCTCCCACTAGAGGCTACATAAACTTAGGGGACACTATCGTGATGCTCTCAGGTTCCCTCTTCGGCTCAATCATCGGCTCAATTTCCGGAGGCATGGGCTCAGCTTTAGCCGATCTCCTCACCGGTTACGGCCATTGGGCGCCCTTCACTCTAGTAATAAAGGGGATAGAGGGCTTCATAGCAGGCCTCTCTAAGGATAAGAAGGGGATTCTCAGGATAATCCTGCTGATATTAGCTGGAATTGAGATGGTAGCGGGCTATTTCATCGTAGAGACGATCATCTACGGGTTAGGTGCAGCTCTAGCGGAGCTCCCGGGGAATAGCTTCCAGGCCGTATCTGGCATACTCTTATCTTATATCCTGACCCCGGTATTGAAGAAGGTGCTCTGA
- a CDS encoding CDC48 family AAA ATPase produces the protein MSEKKVETLTVAEAHPKDVGRGIARLDPRVMEALGINTGDVVMIEGSKVTAAIAWPSYSSDYGKNLIRIDGYTRRNAGAAIDDTVKVWKGVAKPAKKVVFAPTEPIQLLGGEQYLKRLLEGRPLVRGDRVTINVFGSLIELVVTAVNPVADAVIVSADTEIEISEKPVTEERKVPRVTYEDIGGLKDAIQKIREMVELPLRHPELFRHLGIDPPKGVLLYGPPGTGKTLLAKAVANESNAHFISISGPEIMSKYYGESEKRLREIFEEAEKNAPSIIFMDEIDAIAPKREEVTGEVERRVVAQLLALMDGLKGRGEVIVIGATNRPEAIDPALRRPGRFDREIEIGVPDREGRKEILLIHTRNMPLADDVDLDRLADITHGFVGADLAALVREAAMRALRRLMKEVNLLESEKLPPEVLEKLKVTMDDFMEAFKDITPSALREVVVQVPNVRWDDIGGLDEVKEELKMAVEWPLKYPELFEASGARQPKGILLFGPPGTGKTLLAKAVANESEANFISVKGPEIMSKWVGESEKAIRMIFRRARQTAPTIIFFDEIDSIAPIRGYSSDSGVTERVISQLLTEMDGLEELRKVVVIAATNRPDLIDPALLRPGRFDRLIYVPPPDFAARLQILKIHTKGKPLAPDVNLEELASKTEGYTGADLANLVNIATLMALKEHINKYKDPKEASAHRSELIITKRHFEEAMKKIRPLGKEEIERYKRIADEFLRRAST, from the coding sequence ATGAGTGAGAAGAAAGTCGAGACTCTCACTGTTGCCGAAGCCCATCCCAAAGATGTGGGAAGGGGAATAGCTAGACTCGATCCTAGGGTGATGGAAGCTCTCGGGATAAACACAGGAGATGTGGTGATGATAGAGGGATCAAAGGTAACTGCAGCTATAGCATGGCCATCCTACTCCTCGGATTACGGTAAGAACTTGATAAGGATAGATGGCTACACTAGGAGGAACGCCGGAGCAGCTATAGATGATACTGTCAAGGTTTGGAAGGGCGTAGCTAAACCCGCGAAGAAGGTAGTGTTCGCACCTACCGAACCCATACAGTTGCTAGGAGGGGAGCAGTACCTCAAGAGGCTGCTAGAGGGGAGGCCTCTGGTTAGAGGGGATAGAGTCACGATAAACGTCTTCGGAAGCCTGATAGAATTGGTGGTCACGGCTGTCAATCCCGTAGCAGATGCAGTCATTGTGAGCGCGGATACTGAGATTGAGATAAGCGAGAAGCCCGTCACCGAGGAGAGGAAGGTCCCAAGGGTCACTTACGAGGACATAGGTGGCTTGAAGGATGCCATCCAAAAGATAAGGGAGATGGTAGAGCTTCCTCTTAGGCATCCTGAGTTATTCAGGCACTTGGGAATAGATCCACCTAAGGGAGTATTGCTCTACGGTCCTCCCGGGACCGGCAAAACTCTGCTGGCTAAGGCTGTGGCTAACGAGAGCAACGCCCACTTCATAAGTATCTCAGGCCCCGAGATAATGAGCAAGTACTATGGTGAGAGCGAGAAGAGGCTCAGGGAGATATTCGAGGAGGCTGAGAAGAATGCTCCATCTATAATATTCATGGACGAAATCGACGCTATTGCCCCTAAGAGAGAGGAAGTTACAGGTGAGGTTGAGAGGAGAGTAGTGGCTCAGCTATTGGCTTTGATGGATGGATTGAAGGGGAGGGGCGAAGTCATAGTAATAGGAGCTACTAACAGGCCTGAAGCCATAGATCCGGCTTTGAGGAGGCCCGGGAGGTTCGACAGGGAGATAGAGATAGGAGTGCCCGATAGGGAGGGGAGGAAGGAGATACTGCTGATACACACGAGGAACATGCCCCTAGCTGATGATGTGGATCTCGATAGATTGGCCGATATAACTCACGGCTTCGTGGGAGCTGATCTAGCTGCTTTGGTAAGGGAGGCAGCTATGAGGGCTCTGAGGAGATTGATGAAGGAAGTTAATCTGCTTGAGAGTGAGAAGCTGCCACCGGAAGTCTTGGAGAAGCTTAAGGTCACTATGGACGATTTCATGGAGGCCTTCAAGGATATAACGCCCTCAGCTCTGAGGGAGGTAGTCGTCCAAGTCCCGAACGTGAGATGGGATGACATAGGCGGGCTCGATGAAGTGAAGGAAGAGCTGAAGATGGCAGTAGAATGGCCCCTCAAATATCCTGAGCTCTTCGAGGCTAGCGGTGCGAGGCAGCCTAAGGGGATACTGCTCTTCGGCCCTCCAGGAACTGGCAAAACTCTGCTAGCTAAAGCTGTAGCGAATGAGAGCGAGGCCAACTTCATAAGCGTCAAAGGGCCAGAGATAATGAGCAAGTGGGTTGGGGAGAGCGAGAAAGCTATTAGGATGATATTCAGGAGGGCAAGGCAGACCGCTCCAACTATAATATTCTTCGATGAGATAGATTCGATAGCGCCGATAAGGGGATACTCAAGCGACTCGGGAGTCACGGAGAGGGTCATAAGTCAGCTGCTCACTGAGATGGATGGCTTAGAGGAGCTCAGGAAGGTAGTAGTCATAGCTGCTACTAACAGGCCGGATTTAATAGACCCAGCTTTGCTGAGGCCAGGAAGGTTCGATAGGCTGATCTACGTCCCTCCACCCGACTTCGCCGCTAGACTGCAGATACTCAAGATACATACGAAGGGGAAGCCCCTAGCTCCGGATGTGAACCTCGAGGAACTCGCATCTAAGACAGAAGGATATACAGGCGCTGACTTAGCGAATTTAGTGAATATAGCCACTCTAATGGCTTTGAAGGAGCACATAAATAAGTACAAGGATCCCAAGGAGGCCTCAGCCCATAGATCGGAGCTCATCATAACGAAGAGGCACTTTGAGGAAGCTATGAAGAAGATCAGACCACTAGGGAAGGAGGAGATCGAGAGATATAAGAGAATAGCTGATGAATTCTTGAGAAGAGCTTCGACATGA